The window GTCAAGGTTTTTCCTACCACGACATTGCACTGAATCTCGACCCCCAAGGCTTCGAGTCGAGCGACTTCCTGATCAACGATGGTCTTCGGCAGACGAAATTCAGGAATGCCGTAACGCAATACGCCACCGGTATCGTGAAGGGCTTCGAAAATAGTTACTTTATGCCCCTGACGGATCAGATCCCCAGCAGCGGACAGCCCACACGGGCCACTGCCAACCACGGCCACCAGCTTACCACTGGCAGTAGGTGGAGTTGCCTGTTCCAGCCCTTCAGCATGGGTCATGGCCCAGTCCGCGACAAAGCGTTCCAGATAGCCGATGGCCACAGCCTCCCCTTTAACACCGCGCACACAGCGTGCTTCACACTGATTTTCCTGCGGGCAAACCCGACCACAAACGGCAGGTAAAGCATTATCCCGCTGCAGGATACGTGCGGCGCCGGGCAAATCATCGTTGGCCACAGCGGCAATAAATTCGGGGATGCCGACCTGTACCGGGCAGCCATCGACACACACCCGGCTTTTACATTGCAGACAGCGTTGTGCTTCCGCCACCGCCTGCTCATGATTGAGGCCAAGGTTGACTTCGGTAAAGTTGGCACTGCGCGCACCGGCATCCTGCTCCGGCATGATCACGCGTTGAATGGCCAGACGCTGTTTTGGCGTCATCGCTTCAGTCATGCCACACCCCCTTGGGCCATGGCGGCATCCAAATGACAGGTTTCATGCTCACGATACATGGTCAGACGATCCATCAGACCGGAAAAGTCCACCTGATGGGCATCAAATTCAGGACCATCGACACAGGCAAAACGCACCTCATCATTAATGGTCACCCGGCAACCACCGCACATGCCGGTGCCGTCGATCATGATCGGGTTGAGGCTGACCACGGTTTTGATCTGCCAGGGACGTGTGACGTCGGCCACGGCGCGCATCATCGGCAACGGCCCGACGGCAAAAACCGCCTGCGGGCGTTGAGCTTCGTCGGCAATCAAGGACTCCAGCGCCTGGGTGACAAACCCCTGGCTGCCGCGACTGCCATCATCGGTCGTCACCTGCACGGCATCACTGAACTGGGCCAATTCCTCTTCAAGGATCACATAGTCGGCCGAACGACCACCAATAATCGAGGTCACGGCATTACCCGCTTCATGCAGGGCACGCACCAGCGGATAGAGCACGGCAGTACCA of the Desulfuromonas acetoxidans DSM 684 genome contains:
- a CDS encoding sulfide/dihydroorotate dehydrogenase-like FAD/NAD-binding protein — its product is MFEIVENTILAPGLHRLTVVAPRIAAARQPGQFVMVRRDVGEERIPLTIGASDSEDGTITLFVQATGAATQRIVATPVGGELRDVAGPLGQPTEIEHWGRVACIGGGVGTAVLYPLVRALHEAGNAVTSIIGGRSADYVILEEELAQFSDAVQVTTDDGSRGSQGFVTQALESLIADEAQRPQAVFAVGPLPMMRAVADVTRPWQIKTVVSLNPIMIDGTGMCGGCRVTINDEVRFACVDGPEFDAHQVDFSGLMDRLTMYREHETCHLDAAMAQGGVA